One genomic window of Microbacterium testaceum StLB037 includes the following:
- a CDS encoding thiolase family protein has product MAEMTDVFFVDGMRTPFGRAGEKGMYWNTRADDLVVKAIIGLMERNGDVPKDRIDDVAIAATSQTGDQGLTLGRTAAILAGLPMTVPGLAIERMCAGAMTSVTTMGASIGVGMYDLALAGGVEHMGRHPIGGNVDPNPRFVAEKLVDPGALNMGVTAERIHDRFPHLTKERADRYGAASQHKVQAAYEAGKIQPDLVPVAVKDADGAWGLATEDEGRRPETTVEGLATLKTPFRPHGRVTAGTSSPLTDGATISLLAGADAVKEFGLAPKMRMVSFAFAGVEPEIMGIGPIPSTEKALKKAGLTIDDIGLFELNEAFAIQVISLLDHFGIADDDPRVNPWGGAIAVGHPLAASGVRLMIQLAAQFAERPDVRYGLTAMCVGLGQGGSVIWENPFFDGKKKRK; this is encoded by the coding sequence GTGGCCGAGATGACGGACGTCTTCTTCGTCGACGGAATGCGCACCCCTTTCGGGCGCGCCGGCGAGAAGGGCATGTACTGGAACACCCGCGCGGACGACTTGGTCGTCAAGGCGATCATCGGGTTGATGGAGCGCAACGGCGACGTGCCGAAGGACCGGATCGACGACGTGGCCATCGCCGCGACGTCGCAGACCGGTGACCAGGGACTCACCCTCGGCCGGACGGCGGCGATCCTCGCGGGTCTGCCCATGACGGTGCCGGGCCTGGCGATCGAGCGCATGTGCGCCGGCGCCATGACGAGCGTGACGACCATGGGGGCCTCGATCGGTGTCGGCATGTACGACCTCGCCCTCGCGGGTGGCGTCGAGCACATGGGCCGCCACCCCATCGGGGGCAACGTCGATCCGAATCCGCGCTTCGTGGCGGAGAAGCTCGTCGACCCGGGCGCGCTGAACATGGGCGTCACGGCCGAGCGCATCCACGACCGGTTCCCCCATCTGACGAAGGAACGCGCCGACCGTTACGGCGCCGCGAGCCAGCACAAGGTGCAGGCCGCGTACGAGGCCGGCAAGATCCAGCCCGACCTCGTCCCGGTGGCCGTCAAGGACGCCGACGGCGCGTGGGGCCTCGCCACCGAGGACGAGGGGCGCCGCCCCGAGACCACCGTCGAGGGTCTCGCGACGCTCAAGACCCCGTTCCGGCCGCACGGGCGCGTGACGGCCGGCACGTCGTCGCCCCTCACGGACGGCGCGACCATCAGCCTGCTCGCCGGAGCCGATGCCGTGAAGGAGTTCGGTCTCGCGCCCAAGATGCGCATGGTGTCGTTCGCCTTCGCGGGCGTCGAGCCCGAGATCATGGGGATCGGCCCGATCCCGTCGACCGAGAAGGCGCTCAAGAAGGCCGGTCTCACGATTGACGACATCGGCCTCTTCGAACTGAACGAAGCGTTCGCCATCCAGGTCATCTCGCTGCTCGATCACTTCGGCATCGCCGACGACGACCCGCGCGTCAACCCGTGGGGCGGTGCGATCGCCGTGGGCCACCCGCTCGCGGCATCCGGAGTCCGTCTCATGATCCAGCTGGCGGCGCAGTTCGCCGAGCGTCCCGATGTCCGCTACGGTCTCACCGCGATGTGCGTGGGGCTCGGCCAGGGCGGGTCGGTCATCTGGGAGAACCCGTTCTTCGACGGAAAGAAGAAGCGCAAGTGA
- a CDS encoding ribonuclease D, with the protein MVEYLVIEDAAGLAQASDRLAAGTGPVAVDVERASGFRYSQRAYLIQVFRRDAGVFLFDPSTIEDFSPLQAALADVEWVFHAASQDLPSLRERGLEPPRIFDTELGARLLGHERVGLGAVVEQTLGITLAKAHSAADWSTRPLPASWLEYAALDVEHLIDVRDVLVAELEEQQKTEFARQEFQAVLERLPKPPREDPWRRMSGLHTVRGRRALAVARALWQAREEYAREQDVAPGRLVPDRALIAAVLADPASKQALAGVKEFNGRASRTQLDRWWNAIVAGREDTDLPPDRVPSDTLPPPRAWVDRNPEADRRLKAARPAVEARAAELSMPTENLLTPETLRRVAWAPPAEVTVETIGAALSGLGARPWQIDQTAQVIADSFVASLNVVDDVPATDS; encoded by the coding sequence GTGGTTGAGTACTTGGTCATCGAGGATGCCGCCGGCCTGGCGCAGGCATCCGATCGGCTTGCGGCGGGCACCGGTCCGGTCGCGGTCGACGTCGAGCGCGCGTCGGGGTTCCGATACTCCCAGCGGGCGTATCTCATCCAGGTGTTCCGCCGCGACGCGGGTGTCTTCCTGTTCGACCCTTCGACGATCGAGGACTTCTCCCCGCTGCAGGCAGCGCTCGCCGACGTCGAGTGGGTCTTCCACGCGGCGAGCCAGGACCTGCCTTCGCTGCGCGAGCGGGGGCTCGAACCCCCGCGGATCTTCGACACCGAGCTGGGTGCGCGTCTTCTCGGTCACGAGCGCGTCGGACTCGGCGCGGTCGTCGAGCAGACGCTCGGCATCACTCTCGCGAAGGCCCACTCGGCCGCGGACTGGTCGACGCGTCCTCTGCCGGCATCCTGGCTCGAGTACGCCGCTCTCGATGTCGAGCACCTGATCGACGTCCGCGACGTGCTGGTCGCCGAGCTCGAGGAGCAGCAGAAGACCGAGTTCGCCCGCCAGGAGTTCCAGGCGGTTCTCGAGCGTCTGCCGAAGCCGCCACGGGAAGACCCCTGGCGGCGCATGAGCGGGCTCCACACCGTGCGGGGGCGTCGTGCCCTCGCCGTTGCTCGCGCGCTCTGGCAAGCGCGCGAGGAGTACGCCCGCGAGCAGGACGTCGCTCCGGGGCGTCTCGTGCCCGATCGCGCGCTCATCGCCGCCGTGCTGGCGGATCCGGCGAGCAAGCAGGCGCTGGCCGGGGTCAAGGAGTTCAACGGGCGCGCCAGCCGAACCCAGCTGGACCGCTGGTGGAACGCCATCGTGGCCGGTCGCGAGGACACGGACCTTCCGCCCGACCGCGTGCCGAGCGACACCTTGCCGCCACCCCGCGCGTGGGTCGACCGCAACCCCGAGGCCGATCGTCGGTTGAAGGCCGCTCGGCCCGCCGTCGAGGCGCGCGCGGCAGAGCTGAGCATGCCGACGGAGAACCTCCTCACCCCGGAGACGCTTCGCCGCGTGGCGTGGGCGCCGCCCGCCGAGGTGACGGTCGAGACCATCGGCGCGGCTCTGTCCGGCCTTGGCGCGCGCCCCTGGCAGATTGACCAGACCGCACAGGTGATCGCGGATAGCTTTGTAGCTTCCCTCAACGTCGTTGACGACGTCCCCGCCACGGATTCGTAG
- a CDS encoding alpha/beta hydrolase family protein, translated as MNAPRRAARSRPSRRTASIARVGISALAVALAASATALSAVSLRMARTVVTPAGRIPNTRIVSLDAAAQTVTLERTADTALPGRYGIFTTGTSDYLRLGSVVADDGKTVTRKLLTHVPSDGSLAAEAAFSGWYFHEPDQLRLPVLSVQIETPVGPCPAWEFPADGDSGVWVVQVHGRGTTRAETLRAIPIFHALGITALAVSYRNDGEAPESASGTYALGATEWRDVQAAIEYALHRGAQRVLLMGWSMGGAMCLQAEALSSHRDAIAGLILESPVVDWRTVLRYQSRLLNLPAPVLGLTERILDSRWGARLVRGGDPIPLDRLDRVAHAAELRHPVLILHSDDDGFVPSDASHALAAARPDLVTMETFEVARHTKLWNYDETRFTRVIQDWVRRQGLAADE; from the coding sequence ATGAACGCTCCCAGGCGCGCCGCGCGGTCCCGCCCCTCGAGGCGGACGGCCTCCATCGCCCGCGTCGGGATCTCCGCGCTCGCGGTGGCCCTCGCGGCGAGCGCGACCGCCCTGAGCGCCGTCTCGCTGAGAATGGCGCGAACCGTCGTGACGCCGGCGGGGCGCATCCCGAACACGCGCATCGTGAGCCTGGATGCCGCCGCCCAGACGGTGACGCTCGAGCGCACCGCCGACACCGCCCTGCCCGGGCGCTACGGGATCTTCACCACGGGGACCTCCGACTACCTCCGGCTCGGCTCGGTCGTGGCGGACGATGGGAAGACCGTCACCAGGAAGCTCCTCACCCACGTCCCGTCCGATGGGAGCCTCGCCGCCGAGGCGGCTTTCAGCGGCTGGTACTTCCACGAACCCGACCAACTGCGCCTGCCGGTGCTGTCGGTGCAGATCGAGACCCCGGTCGGTCCCTGCCCCGCATGGGAGTTCCCGGCCGACGGCGACTCCGGCGTCTGGGTCGTCCAGGTGCACGGTCGAGGGACCACACGAGCCGAGACGTTGCGCGCCATCCCGATCTTCCACGCCCTCGGCATCACGGCGCTCGCCGTGTCGTACCGCAACGACGGCGAAGCGCCGGAGAGCGCGAGCGGCACCTATGCCCTCGGGGCGACGGAGTGGCGCGACGTCCAGGCCGCCATCGAGTACGCCCTGCACCGCGGGGCGCAGCGCGTCCTCCTGATGGGGTGGTCCATGGGCGGGGCGATGTGCCTGCAGGCCGAAGCCCTGTCGTCCCACCGTGACGCCATCGCCGGGCTGATCCTCGAGTCACCGGTCGTCGACTGGAGAACGGTCCTGCGGTACCAGAGTCGGCTGCTCAACCTCCCCGCCCCGGTGCTGGGCCTGACGGAACGCATCCTCGACTCCCGCTGGGGAGCCCGTCTCGTGAGGGGCGGTGACCCCATTCCCCTCGACCGCCTCGACCGGGTCGCCCACGCGGCTGAGCTACGGCATCCCGTGCTCATCCTCCACAGCGACGACGACGGCTTCGTCCCCAGCGACGCCTCGCATGCCCTCGCGGCGGCGCGTCCCGACCTCGTGACGATGGAGACGTTCGAGGTGGCGCGCCACACGAAGCTCTGGAACTACGACGAGACCCGTTTCACGCGCGTGATCCAGGACTGGGTGCGACGGCAGGGACTCGCGGCCGACGAGTGA
- a CDS encoding DUF3000 domain-containing protein — protein MAVTDLGSPEASTPFARAIEEVRAATFREDFVVREIPSPAGLAPHSLALAGDVRPEEHSTDSPFGTGRFILLHDPDEPDAWGGAWRVVCFAQAPLEPEIGIDPLLAQVAWSWLIDALDSRGAERHSESGTATKTLSTGFGALASQGEGSQIELRASWSPRGPIRPHLDAWAELVCMLAGLPPGSEGVAVFGARRPTRG, from the coding sequence GTGGCCGTGACTGACCTGGGCTCCCCCGAGGCGTCGACCCCCTTCGCCCGGGCGATCGAGGAGGTGCGCGCCGCGACGTTCCGAGAAGATTTCGTCGTGCGCGAGATTCCCTCCCCCGCTGGGCTCGCGCCGCATTCCCTGGCGTTGGCCGGTGACGTACGGCCCGAGGAGCATTCGACGGACTCGCCCTTCGGTACCGGGCGCTTCATCCTTCTTCACGACCCCGATGAACCCGATGCCTGGGGCGGGGCGTGGCGAGTGGTGTGCTTCGCGCAGGCGCCTCTGGAACCGGAGATCGGCATCGATCCGCTGCTCGCGCAGGTCGCGTGGTCGTGGCTCATCGACGCTCTCGATTCGCGGGGAGCCGAACGCCACTCCGAATCGGGTACCGCCACCAAGACCCTCTCGACCGGCTTCGGGGCGCTCGCGTCCCAGGGCGAAGGGTCGCAGATCGAACTTCGCGCGTCATGGTCGCCGCGTGGTCCCATCCGCCCCCATCTCGACGCGTGGGCGGAACTCGTATGCATGCTGGCCGGCCTCCCCCCGGGGTCGGAGGGCGTCGCCGTCTTCGGAGCCCGGAGGCCCACCCGTGGTTGA
- a CDS encoding SufE family protein: MSENTLPARLAEIRDEFLELDEPDRLQLLLELSQELPAVPAEYADHPELQERVAECQSPVFIIVTVDDADRVAMHATAPAEAPTTRGFASILAQGLTGLSADEVLAVPDDFPQSIGLTRAVSPLRIAGMTGMLMRAKRQVRAKRGA; encoded by the coding sequence ATGTCCGAGAACACCCTCCCCGCCCGTCTGGCCGAGATCCGCGACGAGTTCCTCGAGCTCGACGAGCCCGACCGCTTGCAGCTGCTGCTGGAGCTCTCGCAAGAGCTCCCCGCGGTGCCGGCCGAGTACGCCGATCACCCGGAGCTCCAGGAACGCGTCGCCGAGTGCCAGTCGCCCGTGTTCATCATCGTGACCGTCGACGACGCCGATCGCGTCGCGATGCACGCCACGGCTCCGGCGGAGGCGCCGACCACCCGAGGTTTCGCGAGCATCCTGGCGCAAGGACTCACCGGGCTGAGCGCCGACGAGGTCCTCGCGGTCCCCGACGACTTCCCGCAGAGCATCGGTCTCACCCGTGCCGTCAGCCCGCTCCGGATCGCGGGCATGACCGGCATGCTCATGCGGGCCAAGCGCCAGGTCCGCGCCAAGCGCGGCGCCTGA